The Eremothecium cymbalariae DBVPG#7215 chromosome 8, complete sequence genome has a window encoding:
- the ATG9 gene encoding autophagy protein ATG9 (similar to Ashbya gossypii ADR071W), with the protein METSENTIRNNRKNTFLSRVFGVQSSELGDSLETTEMSHFPIQIDRSTSRVLEESRVIESDQGSSSEDEDDLPAGSFEPLVEDTRKYVGVHGTRTDYTEEEFSDQELDATEQYTIAKLGQGSSSDDDRNPEGLEDSGDEEDAMLLQTRTKERGGSGKGNQQPMALKKIIGDQGRKFLGRQKSSQEESFIFRKSLIWDEESQARSGSKRVALLPKVSVTNNVPQNRQNPLSPRERALWKWANVENLDVFLQDVYGYYLGNGLYCIMIEKLLNLLTLLFIVFISTYMSHCIDYSKLPSSHKFTEIKIEQCYHTQITGTTKIMFWIFATFVLLKAVQLYFDFKSLLDIHNFYTYLLNISDKELQTIPWQSVIKQIMFLKDQNAVTANVVEVKAKNRIDAHNVANRIMRKENYLIALYNRDILHLSLPIPLYRTSTLTKTLEWNINLCIIGFAFNDAGFLKQSFLNPGQREYLSEELRKRFILAGFLNIILSPFLVVYFILLYFFRYFNEYKTSPGSLGSRQYAPVAEWKFREYNELYHLFKKRIGLSYEVANKYINQFPNAVCDYFFKFVKFISGSFVAILGLMTILDPENFLNFELTHDKTVLFYMTILGTVWAVCHGAVNDQYSVFDPEEALKELITYTHYSPKEWSGRYHTDDVKQEFCKLYNLRVVLLLRELASLVMTPFILWFSLPKSAESIVDFFREVSVYGDGLGYVCQYAMFETDQKKNSTVSGGLQSQNQRRANDKGADDDSSDEESDRGMNKMIQSYMYFVDDYQNLDNAVGKYQIPKPNHFLDVSAREHVNRNYSWKKQFKLGNKPEEFKIRSLSPTAISSSILANKPKPNLRARLDKGIEHNHSDNLGESFINSIPIADYEPTERGDGPSSNGVLGLLNQYYRKSDVGR; encoded by the coding sequence ATGGAAACTAGTGAAAACACGATTCGGAACAATAGGAAGAATACATTTCTGTCTCGAGTTTTTGGGGTTCAATCGTCTGAATTAGGGGATTCATTGGAAACTACGGAGATGAGCCATTTCCCGATCCAGATTGATAGGTCAACAAGTCGTGTGCTTGAAGAATCTCGAGTAATTGAATCAGATCAAGGAAGTTCTagtgaagatgaagatgaccTGCCGGCAGGAAGCTTTGAGCCACTAGTAGAGGATACCAGGAAGTATGTTGGTGTTCATGGAACGAGAACCGATTACACGGAGGAAGAATTTAGTGATCAGGAATTAGATGCTACGGAGCAATATACAATAGCAAAATTAGGTCAAGGGTCGAgtagtgatgatgataggAATCCGGAGGGTCTAGAGGACTCGGgtgatgaagaggatgcAATGCTACTCCAGACTAGGACAAAGGAAAGGGGCGGTTCTGGGAAAGGCAACCAGCAGCCGATggctttgaagaaaattaTTGGTGATCAGGGCAGGAAGTTTTTAGGTCGACAGAAGTCTTCTCAAGAGGAAAGTTTTATATTCCGTAAAAGCTTGATTTGGGATGAAGAAAGCCAAGCGAGGTCTGGTTCTAAGAGAGTGGCGTTATTGCCAAAAGTTTCTGTTACGAATAACGTACCTCAAAATAGACAGAATCCATTAAGCCCAAGGGAGAGAGCGCTTTGGAAATGGGCGAACGTTGAAAATTTAGACGTATTTTTGCAAGATGTTTACGGTTATTACTTGGGAAATGGGCTTTATTGCATTATGATAGAGAAGCTTTTAAATTTACTCACACTTTTATTTATCGTATTCATCTCCACTTATATGTCGCACTGTATCgattattcaaaattgcCATCAAGTCACAAGTTCACtgaaattaaaattgaGCAATGCTATCATACACAGATCACAGGTACAACTAAAATTATGTTTTGGATATTTGCGACATTTGTACTTCTAAAAGCAGTACAACTGTATTTTGACTTTAAAAGCTTGCTTGATATTCACAATTTTTACACATATTTGTTAAACATTTCCGACAAAGAATTGCAAACAATACCTTGGCAAAGCGTTATTAAACAGATCATGTTTCTAAAAGATCAAAATGCGGTTACAGCCAACGTTGTTGAGGTCAAAGCAAAAAATAGGATCGATGCCCATAATGTTGCGAATAGAATCATGCGGAAAGAAAACTACTTGATTGCGCTTTACAACAGAGATATATTGCATCTGTCTTTACCAATACCGTTATATCGAACAAGTACGCTAACCAAAACTTTAGAATGGAACATCAACTTATGTATTATAGGCTTTGCGTTTAATGATGCAGGATTTTTGAAGCAGAGCTTTTTGAATCCTGGCCAGAGAGAGTACCTCAGTGAGGAATTAAGGAAGCGGTTTATTTTAGCAGGATTTTTGAACATTATATTATCTCCATTCCTTGTTGTATATTTTATCCTATTATATTTCTTCCGGTATTTCAATGAATATAAGACTTCACCAGGATCATTAGGCTCCAGACAATATGCCCCAGTTGCGGAATGGAAATTCAGAGAATATAATGAGTTATATCATCTATTCAAGAAGAGAATTGGGTTAAGTTACGAGGTTGCCAATAAATACATTAACCAGTTTCCAAATGCAGTATGTGATTACTTTTTCAAGTTTGTGAAGTTTATCTCAGGATCTTTCGTTGCTATATTAGGTTTGATGACCATCTTAGATCCGGAGAACTTTCTGAACTTTGAATTGACACATGATAAAAcggttttgttttatatgACCATTCTTGGTACTGTATGGGCAGTTTGTCATGGAGCAGTAAACGATCAATATAGCGTCTTCGACCCGGAGGAGGCGCTAAAGGAATTAATCACATACACACATTATAGCCCAAAAGAGTGGTCAGGACGTTATCACACTGATGATGTGAAGCAAGAATTTTGCAAATTATATAACTTGCGTGTTGTTTTATTACTTAGGGAATTAGCAAGTTTGGTTATGACGCCATTTATCCTATGGTTTTCATTACCTAAGTCTGCGGAGAGTATTGTTGATTTCTTCCGAGAAGTATCAGTTTATGGTGATGGTCTTGGTTATGTGTGCCAATATGCTATGTTTGAGACTGatcagaagaaaaattcTACTGTTTCTGGAGGCCTGCAGTCGCAAAATCAAAGAAGGGCAAATGACAAAGGTGCAGATGATGATTCTAGTGATGAAGAGTCAGATAGAGGTATGAACAAAATGATTCAATCGTACAtgtattttgttgatgacTATCAAAATCTCGATAACGCCGTTGGCAAGTATCAAATACCAAAACCCAACCACTTTCTAGATGTTTCAGCTCGTGAGCACGTAAATCGTAACTATTCCTggaaaaaacaatttaaaTTAGGAAATAAGCCAGAGGAATTCAAAATACGATCTCTAAGCCCGACCGctatatcttcttccatcTTAGCTAACAAACCAAAACCCAACTTGAGAGCCAGATTAGATAAAGGTATCGAACATAACCACTCAGACAACCTGGGTGAGTCCTTCATTAACTCAATTCCTATTGCTGATTACGAACCCACCGAAAGAGGTGATGGTCCAAGTAGTAATGGTGTTCTTGGATTACTAAACCAGTACTATAGAAAATCGGATGTAGGAAGATAG
- the NOP14 gene encoding snoRNA-binding rRNA-processing protein NOP14 (similar to Ashbya gossypii ADR072C) yields the protein MGGSQLKRLKATLQAHGLTGQTNVKKPKGKRPSKEYDREERAQVLSKIREQFNPFDIKVNRNKVQILTGDGSKVAVGKPGISKQIGEEQRKVAYEAKKAQRNRSGAVIDRRFGERNKNLTPEEIMLERFKREKLTQSRKVKRSLFNLDDEHDEDDNFGALTHFGEALPDDFEVENIDEGGFLAAKGGSSDNFDSEPPRKRSKAEVMQEIISKSKYYKHERQKAQEKLTNEIEDLDEEFDDIMSELRVAPKPGKLSLNEKPSQEIEYDIKVKQLGLDKRAAPTDRTKTEEELNGEREQMRKKLEEDRLHRMHGIYETSENDQGVEDLSNDFWAGSDVEEGEYGEFVNGIADSDDDVKLEDDDQDPEGSEEVSSHKIKHINPLPCPQTHDQLLELLGDNLLEEHPRVIKSVIRAYQPKLAEGNKERLGNFSGIILRHILFLAANDYSSNFEVVEKVQNSLISILKVMSEKYNEALSEVCREIITEIQGRFKTRQYYGLSPSDLVFFSLVGFLFSTSDHYHLVVTPCNILLGELLEQIKLNSYEKIIFGAIIANIAMTYQRFAKRYIPELTYFLLKSLSSLYPNIKVDSTEWLNFKLDSYELGLSNDGNLQDLKPTLSLRYLFITEYDKSTLSSLLLNILSTLDRSISLLWKELPAFPEIILRFKTLLIHYLEVYPNTKLLQQLLDKIERLLKLQEHHPLVLQDHKPASIPSYTPKFEENFNPERKSYDPDRSRNEINKMKAQLKKERKFTMKEIRKDTRFEARQRIDEQRKGAEEYKAKMARIVNTINTEEGAEKNKYEREKKLRSGKR from the coding sequence ATGGGAGGTTCTCAATTGAAGAGGCTGAAAGCTACTCTGCAAGCCCATGGATTGACAGGGCAGACCAATGTTAAGAAGCCCAAGGGTAAACGGCCAAGTAAGGAGTACGACCGAGAGGAAAGAGCACAAGTTTTATCGAAGATCAGGGAACAGTTCAATCCATTTGATATTAAGGTTAATAGAAACAAGGTTCAGATCTTGACCGGTGATGGAAGTAAAGTTGCGGTTGGTAAACCGGGTATATCTAAGCAGATTGGagaagaacaaagaaaggTTGCATATGAAGCTAAGAAAGCTCAAAGGAATCGTTCTGGTGCAGTGATTGATAGGCGTTTTGGTGagagaaataaaaaccttACACCTGAAGAGATTATGCTTGAACGTTTCAAAAGGGAAAAGTTAACACAGTCAAGGAAAGTTAAAAGATCGCTATTCaatttggatgatgagcatgatgaggatgataaCTTTGGTGCACTAACCCATTTTGGGGAAGCTCTTCcagatgattttgaagtaGAAAATATAGATGAAGGAGGTTTCTTGGCGGCTAAAGGGGGTTCTTCGGATAATTTTGATAGTGAACCCCCAAGAAAGAGATCCAAAGCGGAGGTTATGCAAGAAATCATCTCGAAGTCTAAATACTATAAACATGAGAGACAAAAGGCTCAGGAGAAGTTGACAAATGAAATCGAGGACTTAGATGAGGAATTTGATGACATCATGTCAGAGTTAAGAGTGGCTCCAAAACCTGGAAAACTTTCCCTCAATGAAAAACCATCTCAGGAGATTGAGTATGATATAAAGGTCAAGCAATTGGGATTAGACAAAAGAGCTGCCCCAACTGATAGAACTAAGactgaagaagaacttaATGGAGAAAGAGAACAGATGAGAAAGAAGTTGGAGGAAGATAGACTTCATCGTATGCATGGCATATATGAAACTTCAGAAAATGACCAGGGAGTTGAAGACTTGAGTAATGACTTCTGGGCAGGAAGTGATGTTGAGGAAGGTGAATATGGTGAATTCGTCAACGGCATAGCAGATTCTGATGACGACGTTAAgcttgaagatgatgaccAGGATCCTGAGGGTAGTGAAGAGGTTTCAAGTCATAAGATAAAACATATAAACCCTTTGCCATGTCCCCAAACGCATGACCAATTACTAGAGTTACTAGGAGATAACTTGCTTGAGGAGCATCCAAGGGTAATAAAGAGTGTCATTAGAGCCTATCAACCAAAACTAGCTGAGGGTAATAAGGAGAGATTGGGTAATTTTAGTGGTATTATATTGCGTCACATTTTATTTCTGGCTGCTAACGACTACTCTTCCAACTTTGAAGTTGTAGAAAAGGTTCAAAATTCTCTTATTTCCATACTAAAAGTCATGTCAGAAAAATACAATGAAGCATTATCCGAAGTTTGCAGAGAAATAATCACCGAAATTCAAGGTAGATTTAAAACTCGTCAGTATTATGGACTGTCTCCATCTgatcttgttttcttttctctAGTAGGGTTCCTATTTTCAACGTCTGACCACTATCATCTGGTTGTTACACCTTGTAATATTTTACTTGGAGAACTATTAGAACAGATCAAACTTAATAGTTACGAAAAGATTATCTTTGGAGCAATTATTGCAAATATTGCCATGACTTATCAGAGGTTTGCTAAGAGATATATTCCAGAATTGActtattttttgttgaagtcTTTGAGCAGTTTGTATCCAAACATTAAAGTTGATTCAACTGAATGGTTAAACTTTAAGTTGGATAGCTACGAATTAGGCTTGTCAAATGATGGGAACTTACAGGATTTAAAGCCTACTTTAAGTTTAAGGTATCTTTTTATTACTGAATATGATAAATCCACTTTGTCATCTCTTTTGCTGAATATATTATCGACTCTTGATAGATCCATAAGTCTGTTGTGGAAAGAATTACCTGCTTTTCCTGAAATAATCCTTCGGTTCAAAACACTTCTCATTCATTATTTAGAAGTATATCCAAATACCAAGTTATTGCAACAGTTATTAGacaaaattgaaagattGCTCAAATTGCAGGAACACCATCCCCTCGTCCTGCAAGATCATAAACCAGCTTCCATTCCAAGTTATACTCCTAAGTTCGAAGAAAACTTTAACCCAGAGAGAAAGTCTTATGATCCTGATAGATCAAGAAATGAAATTAACAAAATGAAGGCACAATTAAAGAAGGAGCGGAAGTTTACTATGAAGGAGATTCGCAAAGATACTAGATTTGAAGCACGACAAAGAATTGATGAACAAAGAAAGGGTGCTGAAGAATATAAAGCAAAGATGGCTCGCATTGTTAACACAATCAATACAGAGGAGGGAGCGGAAAAGAATAAGTATGAACGGGAAAAAAAACTACGTAGTGGTAAACGCTGa
- the ATG38 gene encoding Atg38p (similar to Ashbya gossypii ADR074C), whose amino-acid sequence MTYLLTYTSVQIYEHIEIAEQHCIERNYQNASKEYEHVLEQLESLVKDLALNGDLKRAIMLLKEDIELKVKELEQWDQRKQPTPANTTQGLSTNNKSSPGRVIDMNMHLNNANPITDPFLASIINKLQTNILQVLTQQFAGEAKTAGQKEVSCLVTQQIAQFQKEIAIFEQRKFREYDTKMDQLIKENKKLSNQVVRLKDRWDSLVESAKQKRNQQERQ is encoded by the coding sequence ATGACCTACTTACTAACATATACTTCGGTCCAGATCTACGAACACATCGAAATAGCAGAACAGCACTGCATAGAAAGGAATTATCAAAACGCTTCAAAGGAGTATGAACATGTATTAGAACAACTAGAATCTTTGGTGAAGGATTTAGCTTTGAATGGAGATTTAAAGCGTGCAATAATGTTGCTAAAGGAGGACATTGAACTTAAGGTAAAAGAACTAGAACAATGGGATCAGCGGAAGCAACCGACACCTGCAAATACTACACAGGGTCTTTCGACCAATAATAAGAGCAGCCCTGGAAGGGTAATAGATATGAACATGCATTTGAACAATGCGAATCCTATCACGGATCCATTCCTTGCATCGATTATCAATAAGTTACAGACGAATATCTTGCAAGTTCTAACGCAGCAGTTTGCTGGCGAAGCCAAAACTGCCGGACAGAAAGAAGTGAGCTGCCTTGTTACGCAGCAGATAGCTCAGTTCCAGAAGGAAATCGCCATCTTTGAGCAGCGTAAATTTCGTGAATATGATACAAAAATGGATCAATTAATCAAGGAGAATAAAAAGTTGTCCAATCAGGTGGTCAGGCTAAAGGATAGGTGGGATAGTCTAGTGGAAAGTGCGAAACAGAAAAGGAATCAGCAGGAACGGCAATGA
- the RPN5 gene encoding proteasome regulatory particle lid subunit RPN5 (similar to Ashbya gossypii ADR073W) — MSRDAPAKAEKNYADILDEQFPEIDILAKNDDASALDKLLALEKQTRQASDLESSKRVLVKLVDVLVANHKWPLLDEQLVLLSKKHGQLKLSIQAMVQRVMEHLEDLKDLNTKVTTIDTIRTVTENKIFVEVERARVTRTLAHIKRSQGKSDEATDLLCELQVETYGSMEMSEKIEFIIEQMELSILKGDFSQATVLSRKILKKTFKNEKYEALKLEYYKLLIKIGLHKSEYLEIAQYYMEIYNTPSVKKSEELWKPALSHIVYFLILAPYDNLQSDLIYKLQQDNNLKKLELHESLAKLFTTAELMRWPMVKQTYEPLLNQEDVVFGSNKVHWEDLRKRVIEHNLRTISKYYTRITLPRLNELLDLNETETETFISNLVNQGVIYAKINRPAKIVNFGKPKNSSELLNEWSSNVDQLLEHIETIGHLITKDEIMHGLKAK, encoded by the coding sequence ATGTCCAGAGACGCTCCAGCCAAGGCGGAAAAGAATTATGCTGATATTTTGGATGAGCAATTTCCAGAAATTGATATCTTGGccaaaaatgatgatgcGAGTGCGTTAGACAAATTATTGGCATTAGAAAAGCAAACAAGACAAGCTTCGGATCTCGAGTCCTCTAAGAGGGTTTTAGTCAAGCTTGTTGACGTACTTGTTGCGAATCATAAATGGCCTTTGCTGGACGAACAATTGGTGTTATTATCTAAAAAACATGGtcaattaaaattatcGATTCAAGCCATGGTCCAACGTGTCATGGAGCATTTAGAGGACCTAAAGGACTTAAACACAAAGGTAACGACGATAGACACGATTAGAACTGTCACTGAGAATAAAATCTTTGTTGAGGTTGAAAGGGCGCGTGTTACCAGGACATTAGCGCATATTAAGAGGTCGCAGGGTAAATCTGATGAAGCTACTGACCTGCTATGTGAATTGCAGGTAGAGACTTATGGTTCAATGGAAATGAGTGAAAAAATAGAATTTATCATTGAACAGATGGAGTTGAGTATTTTGAAAGGTGATTTCTCTCAAGCTACCGTTTTGTCCAGAAAGATTCTAAAGAAAACGTTCAAGAACGAGAAGTACGAAGCTTTAAAGTTAGAATACTATAAGCTGTTGATTAAGATTGGCTTACATAAATCTGAATATTTGGAGATTGCTCAGTATTATATGGAAATTTACAACACTCCTTCTGTTAAGAAGTCAGAAGAACTTTGGAAGCCTGCCTTATCCCATATTGTTTACTTTTTAATATTGGCTCCTTATGATAACCTGCAAAGCGACTTAATCTATAAGTTGCAGCAGGACaacaatttgaagaaattagaGCTCCATGAATCCTTAGCGAAATTATTCACAACTGCGGAGTTGATGAGGTGGCCTATGGTGAAGCAAACCTATGAGCCTTTGTTGAACCAAGAAGATGTTGTATTTGGCTCCAACAAAGTCCACTGGGAAGATCTACGGAAAAGAGTTATTGAGCATAACCTAAGGACGATTTCTAAGTACTACACAAGGATCACCCTTCCAAGATTGAACGAACTGTTGGATTTGAATGAAACTGAAACTGAAACATTTATTAGTAATTTGGTGAATCAGGGGGTGATTTATGCTAAAATTAACAGACCAGCGAAGATTGTCAACTTTGGTAAACCAAAGAATTCTAGTGAGCTGCTAAATGAATGGTCCTCTAATGTGGATCAGTTGTTAGAACATATAGAGACGATTGGCCACTTAATTACAAAGGATGAAATTATGCATGGTTTAAAAGCtaaataa
- the SAS10 gene encoding rRNA-processing protein SAS10 (similar to Ashbya gossypii ADR069C) — protein sequence MSRKKQGNNLGVEASYGVNEVDEFAAKREKVLFDKAGLTGKQSGIDTNSADFGFDEEEEIMDISDEYSDDSEELDADEAYKKVFGRRLEQDEDAEAAEQDDILDNEDAWGSTRSVYYGADDIEDEEDAKEIEKEALRQQKKHLEELNMDDYLGDDAEHDWVKEAKEFDMDQFEETNKQKSSNVAVSDVLNMDVEAKENFLRTSFPEFFPLSKEFEIQLEKLQLLKSEKPTEVGNIKIMALSSYLGAISVYFAIFFHELKNNESFSTMKDHPVMESILTTKEVWRQAHTLPEERFIIEDEHQESDNEVLDKELVEFECEELEDDLEPKVDSNAVESNEEDEDADNLFEIDVSKTRISKKHIKNPSEDDFDDHVESEIADVDAQEKRARKKTLRFYTSKIDQQETKKVDKFKGDDDIPYKERLFERQQRLLEEARKRGLHDKNGADLGNDEYNSEDEAVAKSINKESEDDYYSQVKKGKAAKKEARMQAHMGAVKAAREGKLAELAEELGDNGKRAINYQILKNKGLTPKRNKDNRNSRVKKRKKYEKAQKKLKSVRAVYSGGQSGVYGGEMTGIRKNLTKSVKFKG from the coding sequence ATGAGCAGAAAGAAGCAAGGCAACAATTTAGGTGTGGAGGCCTCATATGGTGTGAACGAGGTTGATGAATTTGCTGCTAAACGTGAAAAAGTACTCTTTGATAAAGCAGGGTTAACAGGGAAGCAATCAGGTATTGATACTAATAGTGctgattttggttttgatgaagaagaggagaTTATGGATATTTCAGATGAATATTCAGATGATAGTGAGGAGTTAGATGCCGATGAGGCCTATAAAAAGGTGTTTGGTAGAAGGCTTGAACAGGACGAAGATGCCGAGGCAGCCGAACAAGACGATATATTGGATAATGAAGATGCATGGGGTTCAACCCGAAGCGTATACTATGGTGCAGAcgatattgaagatgaagaggatgcAAAAGAGATTGAGAAGGAAGCTTTGCGCCAACAGAAGAAGCATTTGGAGGAGCTTAATATGGATGACTATTTGGGGGATGATGCAGAACATGACTGGGTGAAAGAAGCcaaagaatttgatatgGATcagtttgaagaaactaACAAACAGAAATCGTCTAATGTAGCAGTTTCGGATGTTTTAAACATGGATGTAGAGGCCAAAGAGAATTTTTTGCGAACTTCGTTCCCAGAGTTTTTCCCACTGtcaaaagaatttgaaatacAGTTGGAAAAGCTGCAATTACTGAAATCTGAAAAGCCCACAGAAGTTGgtaatattaaaataatggCATTATCCTCGTACCTAGGTGCCATTTCAGTTTATTTTGCCATTTTTTTCCATGAGTTAAAGAATAATGAAAGTTTCAGCACGATGAAAGATCATCCAGTAATGGAAAGCATTTTAACTACTAAAGAAGTTTGGAGGCAGGCCCATACTTTGCCTGAAGAACGCTTCATAATAGAAGATGAACATCAGGAATCAGATAATGAAGTATTGGATAAAGAGCTGGTAGAGTTTGAATGtgaagaattggaagacGATTTAGAACCCAAAGTGGATAGCAATGCAGTCGAAAGTAATGAGGAGGACGAGGATGCTGATAATCtatttgaaattgatgTTTCAAAGACTCGTATCTCTAAAAAACACATTAAGAATCCTTCTGAAGATGACTTTGATGACCATGTAGAATCTGAAATAGCAGACGTCGATGCACAAGAGAAGAGAGCAAGAAAGAAAACGCTACGTTTCTACACCTCTAAGATTGATCAACAGGAAACCAAAAAGGttgataaatttaaagGTGACGACGATATACCATACAAAGAGAGATTGTTTGAAAGGCAGCAAAGGTTACTTGAAGAAGCTCGTAAACGTGGTCTCCATGATAAGAATGGTGCTGATCTCGGTAATGATGAGTATAActctgaagatgaagcCGTTGCCAAGTCTATCAATAAAGAATCCGAAGACGATTACTATTCACAAGTTAAAAAAGGTAAAGCGGCTAAAAAAGAAGCTCGTATGCAAGCTCATATGGGCGCTGTGAAAGCAGCAAGAGAAGGTAAGTTAGCTGAACTTGCTGAGGAACTTGGAGACAATGGTAAACGTGCGATTAACTACCAAatcttgaagaacaagGGTTTGACTCCAAAGAGGAATAAGGATAATAGAAACTCACGTGtcaagaagagaaagaagtACGAAAAGGctcaaaagaaattgaaatctGTACGTGCAGTTTATTCTGGCGGCCAGTCTGGAGTTTATGGAGGTGAAATGACTGGTATCAGGAAGAATCTAACGAAGTCTGTGAAGTTTAAAGGCTAA